In Stigmatopora nigra isolate UIUO_SnigA chromosome 2, RoL_Snig_1.1, whole genome shotgun sequence, a single window of DNA contains:
- the rapsn gene encoding 43 kDa receptor-associated protein of the synapse, with protein MNIFMRHLSTEMGQDQTKQQIEKGLKLYQSNQTDKALQVWTKVLEKTSDPGGKFRVLGCLITAHSEMGKYKDMLKYALDQIDTAREMEDPDYLTEGYLNLARSNEKLCDFHKTVSYCKTCLNMQGTTVSLQLNGQVCLSMGNAFLGLSLFQQALQSYEKALRYAHNNDDKMLECRVCCSLGNIYIHLKDYEKALFFPCKSAELVNDYGKGWSLKYRAMSQYHMSVAYRKLERLPDAMECCEESMKIALQHGDRPLQALCLQNFADIHRYRRDSDKAFPRYESALGIMTEIGNRLGQAHVHLAVAKCFLQLKEHLKALDSLERAQALADAMGNKLCTLKAHCLREGIYRSQGRQEELREQVVKFLQCVEELELYCGMCGESIGDRDQKLQALPCSHIFHLKCLQTNGTKGCPKCFKNSMKPGFV; from the exons atgaatatttttatgagGCACCTCAGCACAGAGATGGGCCAGGACCAAACCAAGCAACAGATCGAGAAAGGACTCAAGTTGTATCAGTCCAATCAGACGGACAAAGCCTTGCAAGTGTGGACAAAAGTCTTGGAGAAAACCTCGGATCCCGGCGGGAAGTTTCGCGTTTTGGGATGCCTGATCACCGCTCACTCGGAaatgggaaaatataaagaCATGCTCAAG TACGCCTTGGATCAAATCGACACGGCCAGAGAAATGGAGGACCCGGACTACCTGACGGAGGGCTACCTGAATTTGGCGCGCAGCAACGAGAAGTTGTGCGATTTCCACAAGACGGTGTCGTACTGTAAGACCTGCTTGAACATGCAGGGCACCACGGTCAGCCTGCAACTCAACGGTCAGGTCTGCCTGAGCATGGGCAACGCCTTCCTGGGCCTCAGCCTCTTCCAGCAAGCTTTGCAGAGCTACGAAAAGGCCCTGCGCTACGCGCACAACAATGACGACAAGATGCTGGAGTGCCGAGTCTGCTGCAGTCTGGGAAATATTTACATCCACCTAAAG GACTACGAGAAAGCCTTGTTCTTTCCGTGCAAATCCGCCGAGCTGGTCAACGACTACGGCAAAGGCTGGAGCCTCAAGTATCGCGCCATGAGTCAGTACCATATGTCCGTGGCCTACAGGAAGCTGGAACGCTTGCCGGACGCCATGGAATGCTGTGAG GAATCGATGAAAATTGCCTTGCAGCACGGCGACCGTCCTCTGCAGGCTCTGTGTTTGCAGAACTTTGCCGACATACACCGCTATCGACGTGACTCTGAT AAAGCATTCCCTCGTTACGAGTCGGCACTGGGTATCATGACTGAGATTGGGAATCGACTTGGACAGGCCCACGTGCACCTGGCAGTGGCAAAGTGTTTTCTTCAGTTAAAGGAACATTTGAAG GCTCTGGATTCCTTAGAACGGGCGCAAGCTCTGGCGGACGCAATGGGAAATAAG CTGTGCACGCTGAAGGCCCATTGCCTTAGGGAGGGCATCTACAGGAGCCAGGGCAGACAGGAGGAACTGCGGGAGCAAGTGGTCAAGTTCCTTCAATGCGtggaggagctggagctctACTGCGGCATGTGTGGCGAGTCCATCGGGGACAGGGACCAAAAGCTGCAGGCCTTGCCCTGTTCCCACATTTTCCACCTCAA ATGTCTGCAGACTAACGGGACAAAAGGTTGTCCCAAGTGTTTCAAGAACTCCATGAAGCCAGGATTCGTGTGA
- the ighmbp2 gene encoding DNA-binding protein SMUBP-2, protein MAVEKYVSKTLELLQEEREAEIEETRLWKESISLKELQNKGVCLLKLQIGSQSTGLYGRTVVVLEPRKYLGFSCLPSNSFGPGDIVGLYDSGGCSATSQIGTGIVTRIGQTSISVAFDDSKDGLSFDTDALYCLLKLANDVTYRRMKRALNALNGYNNGPSANLINVLFGETKPSSYSQLSDVKFFNTHLDDSQREAVTFALSQRELAVIHGPPGTGKTTTVVEIILQAIKQGQKVLCCAPSNVAVDNLVERLARCKAKVLRLGHPARLLESIQKHSLDAILAKSDNANIIADIRRDIDKAFLGMKKNKEKGERVNHKREIGELRKELKTREATAIAQILKSAHVVLSTNTGACDDGPLKFLPAEHFDWVVIDECAQSLESGCWIGLLRARKCILSGDYKQLPPTIKSHVAASKGLSLSLMERLIQMYGDSVVRMLTVQYRMNSAIMEWASKEMYQGRLRAHSSVEAHLLKDLLGVTCVEETSTPLLLIDTAGCGLTEMEVPDEQSKGNQGEVDIVDLHIKALTEAGVNSKDIAVIAPYNLQVDLLRQKLSARHPDLEIKSVDGFQGREKEAVVLSLVRSNRKGEVGFLAEDRRINVAVTRARRHVAVVCDTQTVQNHAFLKTLVQHITDRGEVRTAFEYLQDIVPQNYVRDRKDAKSDRKDAKSDRKDSKSDRKDTHPDSKEARKVESKKEQKKQPKESTSKNIHQHNNPTKSPAPTLNDEEQRKNRESEIRGMMEKFLKNLTQKELQFPASFTSHDRLLVHQIAEELGLTHQSQGEGKDRCITVSRPDQPNAPVEGQKVEKDKEATSQEKGAPQQPPKEALRETPVDLKSLHLERMKREQQKREEMAQQKKQQQQKISFSTDKKNLAKGKKRTKAGACEIAAAASPGDDFDALIDAVVKAESVCAFVKCKASVLTLGQLCLFCNRQYCFSHHIPEVHGCGDKAKTHARIRISKEGVLYAGSGTKDKSMDPNKKAYLHRKLDSKLKDMATQRKTKNKEKDA, encoded by the exons ATGGCAgttgaaaaatatgtttcaaaGACATTAGAGCTTCTGCAAGAAGAGAGGGAGGCTGAAATAGAGGAAACAAG GCTGTGGAAGGAGAGCATCTCACTTAAAGAACTTCAAAACAAAGGTGTATGTCTGTTAAAACTTCAAATAGGAAGTCAGTCCACAGGCTTGTATGGCCGCACAGTTGTTGTCCTTGAACCAAGAAAGTATCTGGGATTTTCATGCCTTCCTAGCAATAGCTTTGGACCTG GTGATATAGTTGGATTGTATGACTCGGGTGGATGCAGCGCGACGTCTCAGATCGGCACGGGTATCGTGACGCGAATCGGTCAGACGTCGATAAGTGTGGCGTTTGACGATTCAAAAGATGGACTCAGTTTTGATACAGATGCTCTGTACTGCCTCCTAAAGTTGGCAAATGATGTGACTTACAGGCGAATGAAAAG GGCTTTAAATGCCttaaatggatacaacaatggacCGTCTGCCAATTTGATCAATGTTCTCTTTGGAGAAACTAAACCGTCGTCTTATTCTCAACTCA GTGACGTTAAATTCTTTAACACCCATCTGGATGATTCCCAGAGAGAAGCAGTGACTTTTGCTCTGTCTCAGAGAGAATTAGCAGTAATTCATGGTCCTCCAGGCACTGGGAAAACCACCACGGTCGTGGAGATAATTCTGCAAGCTATCAAACAAGGCCAAAAG gTATTATGCTGCGCTCCTTCCAATGTGGCAGTGGATAATTTAGTGGAGAGATTAGCCCGCTGCAAAGCCAAGGTTCTGAGGCTTGGACACCCTGCTAGACTGTTGGAGTCCATCCAAAAACATTCACTGGATGCCATCCTGGCCAAGAGCGACAATGCCAACATCATTGCTGACATACGTAGAGACATAGATAAAGCTTTC CTaggaatgaagaaaaacaaggaaaaaggaGAGCGGGTGAACCACAAGAGGGAAATAGGCGAACTAAGAAAAGAGTTGAAAACCAGGGAAGCGACAGCCATTGCCCAGATTCTTAAAAGTGCCCATGTGGTTTTGTCCACCAACACTG GCGCATGTGACGACGGACCTCTGAAGTTCCTGCCGGCCGAGCATTTTGATTGGGTTGTGATTGACGAGTGCGCCCAGTCGCTAGAGAGCGGCTGCTGGATTGGTCTGCTCCGAGCACGCAAGTGCATTCTGTCTGGAGACTACAAGCAATTGCCGCCGACCATTAAATCTCATGT GGCTGCTTCGAAAGGTTTGTCTCTCAGCCTCATGGAGCGACTCATCCAGATGTACGGCGACTCCGTTGTGCGGATGCTAACGGTCCAGTATCGAATGAACAGTGCCATCATGGAATGGGCTTCCAAAGAGATGTACCAAGGAAGATTGAGGGCACACAGCTCAGTGGAAGCACATTTGTTGAA AGATCTCCTTGGGGTCACGTGTGTGGAAGAAACAAGCACACCTCTTCTTCTTATTGACACAGCTGGTTGCGGTCTGACGGAAATGGAGGTGCCTGATGAGCAATCCAAAGGCAACCAAG GTGAGGTTGACATTGTAGATCTGCACATTAAAGCCTTGACAGAAGCTGGAGTCAATTCCAAAGACATTGCCGTTATTGCTCCATACAATTTGCAA GTTGACCTCCTGCGCCAGAAACTTTCTGCCAGGCACCCGGATCTGGAAATTAAATCAGTGGATGGCTTTCAGGGCAGAGAGAAAGAGGCAGTGGTTTTGTCTTTAGTCCGCTCCAATCGAAAAG GTGAAGTGGGGTTCCTGGCAGAGGACCGACGGATAAACGTCGCCGTGACTCGCGCCAGGCGTCACGTCGCAGTGGTGTGCGACACCCAGACGGTTCAAAACCACGCTTTCCTCAAGACGCTGGTCCAGCACATCACCGACCGTGGGGAGGTCCGAACGGCATTCGAGTACCTCCAAGACATCGTGCCGCAGAATTACGTCCGTGACCGGAAAGATGCCAAATCTGACCGGAAAGATGCCAAATCTGACCGCAAAGACTCCAAATCTGACCGCAAAGACACCCATCCTGACAGCAAGGAGGCACGGAAAGTTGAGAgcaaaaaagagcaaaagaagCAACCAAAGGAAAGTACTAGTAAAAATATCCATCAACACAACAACCCCACAAAGTCACCTGCGCCGACACTAAACGATGAAGAACAGAGAAAGAACCGGGAAAGCGAGATCAGAGGAATGATGGAAAAGTTCCTTAAGAACCTCACTCAGAAGGAACTACAGTTTCCAGCATCCTTCACCTCCCACGATCGGCTGCTCGTGCACCAAATCGCGGAAGAGCTGGGTCTCACACATCAGAGTCAAGGTGAGGGGAAAGACAGATGTATTACGGTATCAAGGCCAGATCAACCAAATGCACCTGTAGAGGGgcaaaaagtagaaaaagaCAAAGAGGCAACCTCCCAGGAGAAAGGCGCTCCTCAACAACCCCCAAAAGAGGCGTTACGTGAAACTCCAGTAGACTTAAAAAGTTTACACTTGGAGCGGATGAAGAGGGAACAGCAGAAAAGGGAAGAAATGGCTCAACAGaagaagcagcagcagcagaagaTCTCCTTTtctacagataaaaaaaatctcgcAAAAG GAAAGAAACGAACCAAAGCTGGCGCCTGCGAAATTGCAGCAGCCGCTTCTCCGGGCGACGACTTTGACGCCCTCATCGATGCCGTGGTGAAGGCCGAAAGTGTGTGCGCTTTTGTCAAGTGCAAAGCTTCTGTGCTAACGCTGGGCCAGCTCTGTCTCTTCTGCAACAggcagtattgtttcagtcaTCATATACCTGAG GTTCACGGATGTGGTGACAAAGCCAAAACTCACGCTCGAATAAGAATAAGCAAGGAGGGGGTTCTTTACGCCGGTAGTGGAACCAAGGATAAATCAATGGACCCCAATAAGAAAGCCTATCTACATCGGAAATTGGATTCCAAACTTAAAGACATGGCAACTCAGaggaagacaaaaaacaaagaaaaggacgCCTAA
- the LOC144211917 gene encoding protogenin B-like, translating to MKLLPNGSLYIPKIKHTKEESDEGFYQCLSKNKFGAILSQRSRLTIASMPEFLLHPLPMEVTTVSVARFSCAVTSRPPATITWEFNQSTLPLQTDRITVLPNGVLQIHNAQLKDAGQYRCVATNIGSRQKSREAKLTVSQGMAAKTRQRPKIIAGPQNMTVSLHQTVVLECLATGNPSPIISWSRVDSKPIDVYKAKVLGNGNLVITDVNSRHSGVYLCRATTPGTRNYTIASANLTVQVPPSIVEKPESQTRPRAGTARFMCQAQGVPPPRISWLKNGENVHLNGRIKLYNSKLVITQIIPEDDAIYQCIAENEQGSVLSLARLIVVMSEDRPSAPRNIHAETISSSAILLAWERPLYNADRVIAYSIHYMKAEGLNNEEYQIVIGNDTTSYIIDDLEPARNYSFYIVAYMPMGASRMSDQVSQHTLEDVPLRTPELRLLSHNSTDIQVKWQQLPSKVSRGRVSAYRLSYRTAADNTVASVELPQNSTEYLLEGLQPDTIYLLRMAAATRMGWCEPSAWTSHRTPKTSTRKVPSAPILQLEPLNCTSIVARWQTAPETEAILGYRLRYHEDSQPEQPVIQLQAESFTYTISGLDPRRRYRIKMLAYSQSGDGYETDQTVSTPGCVSARDQMAATPPSPDHVTVLASNSSEVSLRWNRPTFPTGKAVSYTVRYTISGTHNASAVRYLQTTKETVTVQNLDPNTRYEFVVRLHVDQLSSPWSHVVYLRTQPAAPRRPPTGVRLTLIEDDTALVSWKEPNEPNGVVTHYTILYASQTSWMAGRWQIIQREGSHTMALLEKLEPGNVYLVKISASNQVGDGPFSDVVELSMKRGNVQRNKKAWHLDSFQNTAVFSDGLYHIDQKSMTGIIAGVSIALACIVMCALILISKGRPRKSSSHKVLAVPAAERLSLPRERLADNAEVLVPMMSTNFIDTKGGSNVTLNSGGRPMSKNQSNRWLLFNRDASAPTQIDVESMACLYEAGKTVLRYEDGAPLPPSSREIIFGPYHAESSQSSEGSQETGDSGHYSNEESNEETRPGSLDGTKPSFQAEHEKCFRYHRSAHHDPRPRCASDGS from the exons ATGAAGCTTTTACCAAATGGCTCCTTGTACATACCAAAGATAAAGCATACCAAAGAAGAGTCAGATGAAGGATTCTACCAGTGCCTCTCCAAGAACAAATTTGGAGCCATACTTAGCCAAAGATCACGCCTTACTATTGCAA GTATGCCAGAATTTTTGTTGCACCCATTGCCTATGGAGGTGACTACCGTCTCAGTGGCCCGCTTTTCTTGTGCGGTCACCTCCAGACCACCTGCCACCATCACCTGGGAATTTAACCAAAGCACACTGCCGTTACAAACCGACAG AATCACAGTTTTGCCCAACGGAGTCCTTCAGATCCACAATGCGCAACTGAAGGATGCCGGCCAGTATCGATGCGTGGCCACCAACATTGGAAGTCGCCAAAAGAGTCGAGAGGCAAAGCTGACAGTCAGTCAAG GGATGGCTGCAAAAACCCGGCAGAGACCCAAAATCATAGCCGGACCCCAGAACATGACAGTTTCTCTCCACCAAACTGTGGTGCTGGAGTGCTTAGCCACCGGAAACCCCAGCCCGATTATCTCATGGAGCCGTGTAGATAGTAAACCCATCGACGTATATAAAGCCAAAGTGTTGGGCAATGGGAATCTGGTCATCACGGACGTCAATTCCAGGCATAGTGGAGTCTATCTCTGCAGAGCCACCACCCCCGGAACTCGCAATTACACCATCGCTTCTGCCAACCTCACCGTCCAAG TCCCACCATCTATTGTTGAGAAACCCGAGAGCCAGACCCGCCCGAGAGCTGGCACTGCTCGGTTTATGTGCCAAGCTCAAGGAGTCCCCCCACCTCGCATTAGCTGGCTAAAGAACGGTGAAAACGTTCACCTAAATGGACGAATTAAGCTGTACAACAG TAAACTGGTGATTACTCAGATCATCCCAGAGGACGATGCCATTTATCAGTGCATAGCGGAGAACGAACAGGGCTCCGTGCTGTCTCTGGCTCGCCTTATTGTTGTTATGTCAGAAGACAGGCCGAGCGCTCCGAGGAACATCCACGCCGAGACCATCTCCAGCTCGGCTATTTTGCTGGCCTGGGAGAGACCCCTGTACAATGCGGACAGAGTCATTGCCTACTCCATCCATTACATGAAGGCCGAAG GTCTGAACAACGAGGAATACCAAATTGTCATCGGCAACGACACAACCAGTTACATTATCGATGACCTCGAGCCGGCTCGGAATTATAGCTTCTACATTGTGGCTTACATGCCAATGGGAGCGAGTCGTATGTCCGATCAAGTCAGTCAACACACCCTGGAGGATG tgcctCTGCGTACACCCGAGCTGCGTTTGCTAAGCCACAACTCGACAGACATCCAGGTGAAGTGGCAGCAGCTTCCCTCAAAAGTGAGCCGCGGTAGGGTGTCTGCGTACAGGCTGTCCTACCGCACGGCTGCAGACAACACTGTGGCGTCTGTGGAGCTACCACAGAACAGCACTGAGTATCTCCTGGAGGGCCTCCAACCAGATACCATCTACCTTCTCCGCATGGCCGCGGCAACCCGCATGGGTTGGTGCGAACCATCGGCATGGACCTCGCACCGAACCCCTAAGACGTCCACTCGCAAAG TGCCTTCAGCTCCGATTCTTCAGCTTGAGCCGCTTAACTGCACCTCCATTGTGGCGCGTTGGCAAACCGCCCCAGAGACGGAGGCAATCCTTGGTTATCGCCTGCGTTACCATGAGGACAGCCAACCAGAACAACCCGTCATCCAGCTGCAGGCTGAAAGCTTCACTTACACCATCAGCGGTCTCG ATCCCAGGAGAAGATATCGAATCAAGATGCTGGCCTATAGTCAATCTGGAGATGGCTATGAGACAGACCAAACTGTCAGTACTCCAGGATGCGTCT CTGCAAGGGACCAAATGGCAGCTACCCCTCCGTCTCCTGATCACGTGACCGTCTTGGCCAGCAATTCCTCTGAAGTGTCCTTACGTTGGAACCGTCCCACTTTCCCCACCGGGAAGGCCGTCAGCTACACTGTCCGCTACACAATTTCCGGCACACACAACGCTTCTGCCGTACGCTACCTCCAAAC AACCAAAGAGACTGTGACAGTACAAAATTTGGATCCAAACACTCGCTATGAGTTTGTGGTACGTCTTCACGTGGATCAGTTGTCAAGCCCTTGGAGCCATGTGGTTTACCTTCGCACACAACCAGCAG cccCCAGACGACCACCTACAGGAGTGAGATTAACTCTGATCGAGGACGACACGGCATTAGTATCCTGGAAGGAGCCCAATGAACCCAACGGGGTGGTCACGCACTACACCATACTTTATGCTTCCCAAACATCCTGGATGGCCGGACGCTGGCAGATTATTCAAAGAGAAG GAAGCCACACGATGGCCCTTTTGGAGAAGCTGGAACCAGGGAACGTCTACCTGGTGAAGATCTCTGCCTCCAACCAGGTGGGAGATGGACCTTTCTCAGATGTCGTCGAGCTGTCTATGAAACGTGGCAATGTCCAGCGCAATAAAAAGGCCTGGCACTTGGATAGCTTTCAAAACACTGCTG TGTTTTCTGATGGGCTCTACCACATAGACCAAAAATCCATGACTGGAATCATTGCTGGAGTGAGCATTGCTTTGGCTTGTATTGTAATGTGTGCCTTGATCCTCATCAGTAAAGGAAGACCAAG AAAATCCTCCAGCCACAAAGTTCTTGCTGTGCCGGCGGCTGAAAGGTTGTCTTTGCCTCGGGAGCGCCTCGCAGACAACGCCGAGGTGCTCGTACCCATGATGAGCACCAACTTCATCGACACCAAA GGTGGCTCAAACGTGACACTAAATAGTGGTGGAAGACCCATGAGCAAAAACCAAAGCAACAGGTGGCTGCTCTTCAACCGAGATGCCAGCGCTCCAACTCAGATTGAT GTTGAAAGTATGGCCTGTTTGTACGAAGCTGGCAAAACGGTTCTTCGGTACGAAGACGGCGCTCCTCTACCTCCGTCGTCACGGGAGATCATTTTCGGACCCTACCACGCCGAAAGCTCTCAAAGCAGCGAGGGTAGCCAAGAGACGGGAGACTCGGGACACTACTCCAACGAGGAGAGCAACGAAGAGACGAGACCCGGATCCTTGGACGGGACCAAGCCGTCTTTTCAAGCGGAACACGAGAAATGCTTTCGCTACCATCGCTCGGCGCACCATGACCCACGGCCACGCTGCGCCTCGGACGGCAGCTAG
- the rsl24d1 gene encoding putative ribosome biogenesis protein RLP24 — MRIEKCYFCSAPVYPGHGMMFVRNDCKSFRFCRSKCHKSFKKKRNPRKIKWTKAFRKASGKELTVDNSLEFEKRRNIPVKYTRKMWDNTVEAMKKVEEIKLKRQARFIMNRLKKGKELEKEADIKEVKKNIHLIKAPHAGKTKKMEDKMLQKVQQDVEMGEEDL, encoded by the exons ATGCGCATCGAAAAGTGTTATTTCTGCTCGGCTCCGGTATACCCGGGCCACGGGATGATGTTTGTCCGAAACGACTGCAAG TCTTTCAGATTCTGCAGATCTAAATGCCACAAGAGTTTCAAGAAGAAGCGTAACCCCAGAAAGATCAAATGGACCAAAGCATTCCGAAAGGCATCTGGAAAGGAATTGACAGTG gataactctttggagttcgagaAACGGAGAAATATACCGGTTAAATATACCCGGAAGATGTGGGATAACACAG TGGAAGCAATGAAGAAGGTGGAGGAAATCAAACTGAAACGGCAGGCAAGATTCATAATGAACAG ATTAAAGAAGGGCAAAGAGTTGGAGAAGGAAGCAGACATCAAGGAAGTGAAGAAGAATATCCACCTCATCAAAGCTCCACACGCAG GAAAAAccaagaaaatggaagacaaaatGTTGCAGAAAGTACAACAAGATGTGGAAATGGGAGAGGAAGATCTTTAA
- the LOC144181091 gene encoding cAMP-regulated phosphoprotein 19-like, with product MSEETEVVTTTLDEHQEMDDTVVSPEKAEEAKLKARYAGLGAKPGGSDFLRKRLQKGPKYFDSGDYNMAKAKMKNKQLPSSLSEKAEITGGHIPTPQDLPQRKTSIVASKLAG from the exons ATGTCCGAGGAAACTGAAGTCGTAACTACAACGTTGGATGAACATCAG GAAATGGACGATACGGTTGTGAGTCCTGAGAAAGCAGAAGAGGCCAAGTTAAAAGCCAGGTACGCCGGCCTGGGAGCTAAACCGGGCGGATCGGATTTTCTGAGAAAAAGACTTCAGAAGGGG CCCAAGTATTTTGATTCCGGTGACTACAACATGGCCAAGgccaaaatgaagaataaacaGTTGCCGTCATCCCTATCGGAGAAGGCCGAGATCACCGGCGGACACATTCCGACGCCTCAAGACCTTCCTCAAAGAAAAACTTCCATTGTGGCAAGCAAACTGGCAGGCTGA